The proteins below come from a single Caulobacter segnis ATCC 21756 genomic window:
- a CDS encoding DUF4437 domain-containing protein has product MALTPMFLAMAVQAAPVTIAIDDARFAPIDPRNPNGPQIAVLRGDPAAGPSDMLMRFSRGQGVPHVHSSDYRLVVVEGVMTHAKAGEEAGAKPLGPGSYWFQPGEQPHVDGCLSERCTMFISWSGKRDARRAP; this is encoded by the coding sequence ATGGCTTTGACGCCGATGTTTTTGGCCATGGCCGTGCAGGCGGCGCCCGTAACCATCGCGATCGACGACGCCCGCTTCGCGCCCATAGATCCGCGCAACCCGAATGGGCCTCAGATCGCCGTTCTGCGCGGTGATCCGGCCGCCGGCCCGTCCGATATGCTGATGCGCTTTTCCCGCGGACAAGGCGTGCCCCACGTCCACTCGTCGGACTATCGGCTCGTCGTGGTCGAGGGCGTGATGACCCACGCCAAGGCCGGCGAGGAGGCCGGCGCCAAGCCGCTGGGCCCCGGCAGTTACTGGTTCCAGCCTGGCGAACAGCCGCATGTCGACGGTTGCCTGAGCGAGCGCTGCACCATGTTCATCAGCTGGTCAGGCAAGCGCGACGCCCGTCGGGCCCCCTAG
- a CDS encoding baseplate hub domain-containing protein has translation MRALPEGLDLARLCHAWIVERADGVKLGFTDHDQDLVVDGVACKASGGWSPGASEAGVGYAPGQAAALGVLDDAGISEVDLDAGLYDGAKVFALRVDWSAPSRLVRLWTATIAALSREGRAFKATLAGPAAALERVAGRTFTRLCDARLGDPRCGVDLSAHPGATCDKRWATCVGAFANGVNFRGFPTAPGEDFLTLYPVEGERNDGGRR, from the coding sequence ATGCGGGCGCTTCCCGAAGGGCTGGACCTGGCCCGCCTGTGTCACGCCTGGATCGTCGAACGGGCCGACGGCGTGAAGCTGGGCTTCACCGATCACGACCAAGACCTCGTCGTCGACGGCGTGGCCTGCAAGGCCAGTGGCGGCTGGAGCCCAGGCGCCAGCGAGGCCGGCGTCGGCTATGCGCCGGGGCAGGCGGCGGCCTTGGGCGTGCTGGACGACGCGGGAATCTCGGAGGTCGACCTCGACGCCGGGCTCTATGACGGCGCCAAGGTCTTCGCCCTGCGCGTGGACTGGAGCGCGCCGAGCCGTCTCGTGCGGCTGTGGACCGCGACGATCGCCGCGCTCAGCCGCGAGGGGCGGGCGTTCAAGGCGACCCTGGCCGGACCGGCGGCGGCGCTGGAGCGGGTGGCGGGGCGGACCTTCACGCGGCTGTGCGACGCGCGACTGGGCGATCCGCGCTGCGGCGTCGATCTCTCCGCCCATCCCGGCGCGACCTGCGACAAGCGCTGGGCGACCTGCGTCGGCGCGTTCGCCAATGGCGTCAATTTTCGAGGCTTCCCGACCGCGCCCGGCGAGGACTTCCTGACGCTGTACCCCGTCGAGGGCGAGCGCAACGACGGCGGGCGGCGGTGA
- a CDS encoding DUF2460 domain-containing protein, whose product MSEFHEARLPARLAFGCAGGVEWRTDIVALASGAEQRTSAWARGRRRYLIATAARPLDELAELLAFFEARRGRLAGFRFRDPADFKSCAPSAQPAATDQRIGTGDGSRKIFELTKVYGAGPTALARPIAKPVAGTVKVAVAGVVLAAGAFSVDVATGLVTLSTAPAAGAAVTAGFEFDTPVRFDTDRLDITLEGFAAGRVSACALIEVRD is encoded by the coding sequence ATGAGCGAGTTCCATGAAGCGCGCCTGCCCGCGCGTCTCGCCTTCGGCTGCGCCGGCGGCGTCGAATGGCGCACCGACATCGTCGCCCTGGCCTCGGGCGCCGAGCAGCGGACCAGCGCCTGGGCGCGCGGTCGCCGCCGCTACCTGATCGCCACCGCCGCTCGCCCTCTGGATGAGCTGGCCGAGCTTCTGGCCTTCTTCGAGGCGCGGCGAGGGCGGCTGGCGGGGTTCCGGTTTCGCGACCCGGCCGACTTCAAGTCCTGCGCGCCCTCGGCCCAGCCGGCCGCGACCGACCAGCGGATCGGGACGGGTGACGGAAGCCGCAAGATCTTCGAACTGACCAAGGTCTACGGGGCGGGACCGACCGCCCTGGCGCGACCGATCGCCAAGCCGGTGGCCGGGACGGTCAAGGTCGCGGTGGCGGGCGTGGTGCTGGCGGCGGGCGCCTTCTCGGTCGATGTCGCGACCGGCCTTGTCACGCTGTCGACCGCGCCGGCCGCCGGCGCGGCGGTGACGGCGGGGTTCGAGTTCGACACGCCGGTGCGCTTCGACACCGACCGGCTGGACATCACGCTCGAAGGCTTCGCCGCCGGACGCGTCAGCGCCTGCGCGCTCATCGAGGTGCGTGACTGA
- a CDS encoding phage tail assembly chaperone, translated as MSAWSAPLRLAVSLGLSPETFWRLSLKEWRALTEAPPALAPSRADLSALIARYPDEETPP; from the coding sequence GTGAGCGCCTGGTCCGCGCCGCTGCGTCTGGCGGTGTCGCTGGGGCTGTCGCCCGAGACCTTCTGGCGCCTGTCGCTGAAGGAATGGCGGGCGCTGACGGAAGCGCCGCCCGCGCTAGCGCCGTCCCGCGCCGACCTCTCCGCCCTGATCGCCCGCTATCCCGACGAGGAGACCCCGCCATGA
- a CDS encoding baseplate multidomain protein megatron, with translation MAQVILSSVGAAIGGPLGAVAGAAVGAAVDQAALSALSPARQVGPRIPELRLTGAAEGAALPCVFGRARVGGQVIWAARFREKRVEGRVGGSKGQKTTSYAYSLSFAVAVAEGPIDGVGRVWADGRVMDLSSATMRVHLGTEDQAPDPLIAAIEGLAPAYRGVAYVVFEDLPLEAFGNRPPQLSFEVFRRPRAPGDPPGLEERLRGVCLIPGAGEFVYATEAVLRREGLTRTASESVHNADGRADLVVALDQLQAQLPNVDHVTLVVAWFGTDLLCGQCQIRPGVEQAAKDTLPVAWSVAGVDRSGAHLVSLKDGKPAYGGTPADVVVLQAIAELKRRGLKVTLYPFILMDTPPGQPAYPWRGRIACETGADGAAAATAQVNAFFDGEWGLRRMVLHQASLAAQAGGVDGFVIGSELRGMTTTRGPGGTYPAVAKLRSLAAEVRGVLGATPKLGYAADWSEYFGHQPADGTGHAVFHLDPLWADPNIDFIGVDWYPPITDWREGEAHLDAAAGFLGPHDPTYLRAGLTGGEGFDWYYPSQAARDSQVRSPITDGAHGEAWMFRPKDLKAWWSNAHFDRPGGVRAATPTAWAPRSKPIRLTEFGCPAVDKGSNSPNLFIDPKSSESFLPPYSTGERDDFGQRRCLEAVLAWLDEPSANPVSPVYGGPMIEAASAWCWDARPFPDFPARADVWADGSSWTLGHWLTGRAGIAPLPELIRALGARAGVSIDPGEAGGAVGGYVVDRPMRLRDALSPLTEAFALDPVERGDHVRMMARSGRVAGALAEADLVRPDDGVTERETRVLEPAAETLRLRFLDAGRDYQVGAIVVRREQGAGTRDADAPIVLAAPDAEACARRMLAADEAARRSRIVHLSPSAALRLEPGDRLAHDGGAWRVSRLDLDERPRATLVPVVAGQGVAGGLDWTPAPPREPAPPPALRVLDLPSNGALTDDARPLVAAASAPWRPLEIHAGADLDTLSVRARVSQPATLGVTLTDFAPASPHRLDRAGSLTVRMEGNSLSSAPLGAMLAGRNALAVMAADGAWEVIGFRDAALLSPDVWRLSGLLRGQRDGAATETTVLAGAPVVLLDEAVVPMEVAAFERGAPLTVRAAPAGGPPAGAGTSQATIVWTGRALRPLAPAHLRTRAIGGDLRVSWIRRARAGGDVWAGEVPLVEGLERYRVRVLDGAAVLREVELSEPAFVYTAAMRTADAPSLAALIEVAQADALHGWGAVSMTGL, from the coding sequence ATGGCTCAAGTCATCCTCTCCAGCGTCGGCGCGGCGATCGGCGGGCCGCTGGGCGCCGTGGCCGGGGCGGCGGTGGGCGCGGCGGTCGACCAGGCCGCGCTGTCGGCGCTGTCGCCCGCGCGGCAGGTCGGTCCGCGCATTCCGGAGCTGCGCCTGACCGGCGCCGCCGAGGGCGCGGCCCTGCCGTGCGTGTTCGGTCGCGCGCGGGTCGGCGGCCAGGTGATCTGGGCCGCGCGCTTCCGCGAGAAGCGGGTCGAGGGGCGCGTCGGCGGCTCCAAGGGCCAGAAGACGACCTCGTACGCCTACAGCCTGTCGTTCGCCGTGGCGGTGGCCGAGGGGCCGATCGATGGCGTCGGCCGGGTCTGGGCCGATGGACGGGTCATGGACCTCTCGAGCGCGACGATGCGCGTGCATCTGGGGACCGAGGACCAGGCGCCCGATCCGCTGATCGCCGCCATCGAAGGCCTGGCGCCGGCCTATCGCGGCGTCGCCTATGTGGTCTTCGAGGATCTGCCCCTAGAGGCGTTCGGAAACCGCCCGCCGCAGCTGTCGTTCGAGGTGTTCCGGCGGCCGCGCGCGCCGGGCGATCCGCCGGGGCTGGAGGAGCGGCTGCGCGGGGTCTGCCTGATCCCAGGCGCGGGCGAGTTCGTCTATGCGACCGAGGCGGTCCTGCGCCGCGAGGGCCTGACCCGCACCGCCAGCGAGAGCGTCCATAACGCTGACGGCCGCGCCGATCTGGTCGTGGCGCTGGACCAGCTGCAGGCGCAGCTGCCGAACGTCGATCACGTCACCCTGGTCGTCGCCTGGTTCGGGACCGACCTGCTCTGTGGCCAGTGCCAGATCCGGCCGGGCGTCGAGCAGGCGGCCAAGGACACCTTGCCGGTCGCCTGGAGCGTGGCGGGCGTCGATCGCTCCGGCGCGCACCTCGTCTCGCTGAAGGACGGGAAACCGGCCTATGGCGGCACGCCGGCCGACGTGGTGGTGCTGCAGGCGATCGCCGAGCTGAAGCGGCGAGGGCTGAAGGTCACGCTCTATCCGTTCATCCTGATGGACACGCCGCCGGGCCAGCCGGCCTATCCCTGGCGTGGCCGGATCGCCTGCGAGACGGGGGCGGATGGTGCTGCGGCCGCGACGGCCCAGGTGAACGCCTTCTTCGACGGTGAGTGGGGCCTGCGCCGGATGGTGTTGCACCAGGCCAGTCTCGCGGCCCAAGCCGGCGGCGTGGACGGCTTCGTCATCGGCTCGGAGTTGCGCGGCATGACCACGACGCGCGGGCCGGGCGGGACCTATCCCGCGGTCGCCAAGCTGAGGAGCCTGGCCGCCGAGGTTCGCGGCGTGCTGGGCGCGACCCCCAAGCTCGGCTACGCGGCCGACTGGAGCGAGTATTTCGGCCACCAGCCCGCCGACGGGACGGGCCACGCAGTGTTCCACCTCGATCCGCTATGGGCCGATCCCAACATCGATTTCATCGGCGTCGACTGGTATCCGCCGATCACCGACTGGCGCGAGGGCGAGGCGCATCTGGACGCCGCCGCCGGCTTCCTGGGCCCTCACGATCCGACCTATCTGCGCGCGGGCCTGACCGGCGGCGAGGGCTTCGACTGGTACTATCCGAGCCAAGCGGCGCGCGACTCCCAGGTCCGCAGCCCGATCACCGACGGCGCCCATGGCGAGGCCTGGATGTTCCGGCCCAAGGACCTGAAGGCCTGGTGGAGCAACGCGCACTTCGACCGCCCCGGCGGCGTCCGCGCGGCGACGCCGACGGCCTGGGCTCCGCGCTCCAAGCCGATCCGCCTGACCGAGTTCGGCTGCCCGGCGGTCGACAAGGGAAGCAATTCGCCGAACCTCTTCATCGACCCGAAGAGCTCGGAGAGTTTCCTGCCGCCGTATTCGACCGGCGAGCGCGACGACTTCGGCCAAAGGCGCTGCCTGGAGGCGGTGCTGGCCTGGCTGGACGAGCCGAGCGCCAACCCGGTCTCGCCGGTCTATGGCGGGCCGATGATCGAGGCGGCCAGCGCCTGGTGCTGGGACGCGCGGCCGTTCCCCGACTTCCCGGCCCGCGCCGACGTCTGGGCGGATGGGAGTTCCTGGACCCTGGGCCACTGGCTGACGGGCCGCGCCGGGATCGCGCCGCTGCCCGAACTGATCCGGGCCTTGGGCGCCCGCGCTGGGGTTTCGATCGATCCGGGTGAGGCCGGCGGGGCGGTGGGCGGCTATGTGGTCGATCGGCCAATGCGCCTGCGCGACGCCCTCTCGCCGCTGACCGAGGCCTTCGCGCTGGATCCGGTCGAGCGCGGCGACCACGTGCGGATGATGGCCCGCTCGGGCCGCGTGGCGGGCGCCCTGGCCGAGGCCGACCTCGTGCGACCCGACGACGGTGTGACCGAGCGCGAAACCCGCGTGCTGGAGCCCGCCGCCGAGACCTTGCGCCTGCGCTTTCTGGACGCCGGCCGCGACTATCAGGTGGGCGCGATCGTCGTGCGGCGCGAGCAGGGGGCGGGGACGCGCGACGCCGACGCGCCGATCGTCCTGGCCGCGCCCGACGCCGAGGCCTGCGCCCGCCGGATGCTGGCCGCCGACGAGGCCGCGCGTCGCTCGCGGATCGTTCACCTGTCGCCCTCGGCCGCGTTGCGGCTGGAGCCCGGCGATCGCCTGGCCCACGACGGCGGCGCCTGGCGGGTGTCGCGGCTCGATCTCGACGAGCGGCCCCGTGCGACCCTGGTCCCGGTCGTGGCCGGGCAGGGCGTGGCCGGCGGCCTCGACTGGACGCCGGCCCCGCCGCGCGAGCCCGCGCCGCCGCCGGCGCTGCGCGTGCTGGACTTGCCGTCGAACGGCGCGTTGACGGATGACGCCCGTCCGCTGGTCGCCGCCGCGAGCGCGCCTTGGCGGCCGCTGGAGATCCACGCCGGCGCCGATCTCGACACGCTCAGCGTCCGGGCGCGGGTGAGCCAGCCCGCGACGCTGGGCGTGACCCTGACCGACTTCGCGCCCGCCTCGCCGCATCGCCTCGATCGGGCGGGGAGCCTGACGGTGCGAATGGAGGGGAACAGCCTGTCTTCGGCGCCGCTGGGCGCGATGCTGGCCGGTCGCAACGCTCTTGCGGTCATGGCCGCCGACGGCGCGTGGGAGGTGATCGGCTTCCGCGACGCGGCGCTGCTGTCGCCCGACGTCTGGCGTCTCTCCGGCCTGTTGCGCGGCCAGCGCGACGGCGCGGCGACCGAGACGACCGTCTTGGCGGGCGCGCCCGTGGTGCTGCTGGACGAGGCCGTGGTCCCGATGGAGGTCGCGGCTTTCGAGCGCGGCGCGCCGCTGACGGTGCGCGCCGCGCCGGCGGGCGGTCCTCCGGCGGGCGCGGGGACGAGCCAGGCGACGATCGTCTGGACCGGCCGAGCCCTGCGGCCCTTGGCGCCGGCGCATCTGCGGACGCGTGCGATCGGCGGCGATTTGCGGGTCTCGTGGATCCGCCGCGCCCGCGCCGGCGGCGACGTCTGGGCCGGCGAGGTTCCGCTGGTCGAGGGCCTCGAGCGCTATCGTGTCCGGGTGCTGGACGGCGCGGCGGTGCTGCGCGAGGTCGAGCTGTCGGAGCCTGCGTTCGTCTACACGGCGGCGATGCGAACCGCCGACGCCCCGTCGCTCGCGGCCCTGATCGAGGTCGCCCAGGCCGACGCCCTTCATGGCTGGGGCGCCGTGTCGATGACAGGGTTGTGA
- a CDS encoding C40 family peptidase, which translates to MRGSCRGATEGASAADAQLAPSGPLGHLPRSAGEDLVVTQARLWLGTPYRHQASTLGAGCDCLGLVRGVWRAIHGVEPEAPPPYRPDWAEVGERELLLEAFARWLAPVPLSGARPGDVLVFRMAPGAVAKHCAIQSGPDRMIHAYWGRACVESALGRWWRERLVAVFRFPSV; encoded by the coding sequence ATGCGGGGGAGCTGTCGCGGAGCGACTGAGGGGGCAAGCGCGGCGGATGCCCAGCTCGCCCCCTCCGGCCCTCTGGGCCACCTCCCCCGCAGCGCGGGGGAGGATCTCGTCGTCACCCAAGCCCGCCTCTGGCTCGGAACCCCCTACCGTCACCAGGCCTCGACCCTCGGCGCGGGCTGCGACTGCCTGGGGCTGGTGCGTGGCGTCTGGCGGGCGATTCACGGCGTCGAGCCGGAAGCTCCGCCGCCCTACCGCCCCGACTGGGCCGAGGTCGGCGAGCGGGAGCTCCTGCTCGAGGCGTTCGCCCGCTGGCTGGCGCCGGTCCCGCTGTCCGGCGCCCGTCCCGGCGACGTCCTGGTCTTCCGCATGGCGCCCGGGGCGGTGGCCAAGCACTGCGCGATCCAGTCCGGACCCGACCGGATGATCCACGCCTACTGGGGCCGCGCCTGCGTCGAGAGCGCCCTGGGGCGCTGGTGGCGCGAGCGTCTGGTCGCGGTGTTCCGTTTTCCCTCCGTCTGA
- a CDS encoding DUF805 domain-containing protein, which produces MDWKTLFLSPEGRIGRQAFWIGWLVLLGVNMAVGWLPVIGNIIALATIYSSVCIHSKRLHDMGQTGWWQVLPWVLGPVLIMGSALSVGVLPAIAALTSGEPEIAALTALGGFFVSCFIAFAIWLAFTLWVGCSLGQPNDNRYGSPPPNTTAVAL; this is translated from the coding sequence ATGGATTGGAAGACCCTGTTCCTGTCGCCGGAAGGCCGCATCGGCCGGCAAGCGTTCTGGATCGGCTGGCTCGTCCTGCTGGGCGTCAACATGGCCGTGGGCTGGCTGCCCGTGATCGGCAACATCATCGCCTTGGCCACGATCTATTCCAGCGTCTGCATCCATTCCAAGCGCCTGCACGACATGGGTCAGACCGGCTGGTGGCAGGTGCTGCCGTGGGTGTTGGGTCCGGTCCTGATCATGGGCTCGGCCTTGTCGGTCGGCGTCCTGCCGGCCATCGCGGCCCTGACCAGCGGCGAGCCCGAGATCGCGGCCCTGACCGCGCTGGGCGGCTTCTTCGTCTCGTGCTTCATCGCCTTCGCGATCTGGCTGGCCTTCACCCTGTGGGTCGGCTGCAGCCTGGGCCAGCCCAACGACAACAGGTACGGCTCGCCCCCGCCCAACACGACCGCCGTGGCGCTGTAG
- a CDS encoding GTA-gp10 family protein: MLPPNPARGEVVVTLAGAPRRLCLTLGALARIEAALGLADWSQLPDRIATLSAADLSAVLAALLEGGGEAPEIAVRATVPEAASALAAALVACA, from the coding sequence ATGCTCCCGCCCAACCCCGCGCGCGGCGAGGTCGTCGTGACCTTGGCCGGCGCGCCGCGACGTCTGTGCCTGACCCTGGGCGCTCTGGCGCGCATCGAGGCCGCGCTTGGCCTCGCCGACTGGTCTCAACTGCCCGATCGCATCGCCACGCTCAGCGCCGCCGACCTGTCCGCCGTGCTGGCCGCGCTGCTGGAGGGCGGCGGGGAGGCGCCCGAAATCGCCGTCCGCGCCACCGTCCCGGAGGCCGCCTCGGCCCTGGCCGCCGCCCTCGTGGCCTGCGCGTGA
- a CDS encoding DnaJ C-terminal domain-containing protein, whose translation MARDPYQELGVSRTASADEIRKAFRKLAKQHHPDANPGDKKAEEKFKQVSAAFDILGDAEKRKKFDLGQIDADGRETMRGFGGQPGNGPFNAGGFGRGGFRVDEGAEIDLSDLFGGMFGGGRGPFGGGGGGQAGGFAPRGADVKAKLEIDLEEAIKGGKKRVAFSDGRTIDVTIPAGAQEGQTLRLKGQGGPGRGGAGDAMIELAIKPHPIYRREGEALVMDLPISVPDAVLGGKVEAPTPDGNVMLNVPKGSNSGQTLRLKGRGFADAKGKRGDLLARLVVTLPETIDQDLEKFAQAWRDQKPYTPKRK comes from the coding sequence TTGGCGCGTGACCCCTACCAGGAACTCGGCGTTTCCCGCACCGCGAGCGCGGACGAGATCCGCAAGGCGTTCCGCAAGCTCGCCAAGCAGCACCATCCTGACGCCAACCCCGGCGACAAGAAGGCCGAGGAGAAGTTCAAGCAGGTCAGCGCGGCCTTCGACATCCTGGGCGACGCCGAGAAGCGCAAGAAGTTCGACCTGGGCCAGATCGACGCCGATGGGCGCGAGACCATGCGCGGCTTCGGCGGCCAGCCCGGCAACGGGCCGTTCAACGCCGGCGGCTTCGGCCGCGGCGGCTTCCGCGTCGACGAGGGCGCCGAGATCGACCTGTCGGACCTGTTCGGCGGCATGTTCGGCGGCGGTCGCGGTCCGTTCGGTGGCGGTGGGGGCGGCCAGGCCGGCGGCTTCGCCCCGCGCGGCGCGGACGTCAAGGCCAAGCTGGAGATCGACCTGGAAGAGGCGATCAAGGGCGGCAAGAAGCGCGTGGCCTTCTCGGACGGCCGCACGATCGACGTGACCATCCCGGCCGGCGCCCAGGAAGGCCAGACTCTTCGCCTCAAAGGCCAGGGCGGCCCGGGACGCGGCGGGGCGGGCGACGCCATGATCGAACTGGCGATCAAGCCGCACCCGATCTATCGCCGCGAGGGCGAAGCGCTGGTCATGGACCTGCCGATCTCGGTTCCCGACGCGGTGCTGGGCGGCAAGGTCGAGGCCCCGACCCCCGACGGCAATGTGATGCTGAACGTGCCCAAGGGCAGCAACAGCGGCCAGACCCTGCGCCTGAAGGGCCGCGGCTTCGCCGACGCCAAGGGCAAGCGCGGCGACCTCCTGGCGCGGCTCGTCGTGACCCTTCCCGAGACGATCGACCAGGACCTCGAGAAGTTCGCCCAGGCCTGGCGTGACCAGAAGCCGTACACGCCGAAGCGGAAATGA